One window of Candidatus Binataceae bacterium genomic DNA carries:
- a CDS encoding SDR family NAD(P)-dependent oxidoreductase: MDTQKPVAVVIGVGPGLGAALARRFAAAYSLAILARKSDYLKELAAELRQSGGTVLDLACDVSNGTQIAETFRTIRAKLGEVDVLLYNAGSGVFGGITEIAPDQYEADWRVNAFGAFVAAKEVVSGMIARGRGAMLFTGATAGVKAGPRSVSFGPAKFAMRGLAQALARDLGPKGIHVAWINVDGSIDIPGKRGLKPSLRDGDFLKPEAIAETYWHLAHQDPSAWTMELEVRPFKEKF, from the coding sequence ATGGACACCCAAAAACCCGTTGCAGTTGTAATTGGAGTCGGCCCCGGCCTCGGTGCAGCCCTCGCGCGCCGCTTCGCCGCCGCATACTCGCTGGCGATCTTGGCCCGTAAAAGCGATTACCTCAAGGAGTTGGCCGCCGAGCTCCGGCAGAGCGGAGGCACAGTGCTGGATCTGGCTTGCGACGTTAGCAACGGAACGCAGATCGCCGAGACCTTTCGAACGATCCGTGCAAAGTTGGGCGAAGTAGATGTGTTGCTCTACAACGCCGGCTCCGGAGTATTCGGAGGCATAACGGAGATCGCGCCTGACCAGTACGAAGCTGACTGGCGCGTCAATGCATTCGGCGCATTTGTCGCGGCCAAGGAAGTCGTGTCCGGCATGATCGCGCGGGGCCGGGGCGCAATGCTGTTCACAGGCGCGACCGCAGGTGTGAAGGCCGGGCCTAGATCAGTGTCATTCGGACCCGCAAAGTTCGCGATGCGGGGTCTAGCTCAGGCTCTGGCACGCGACCTCGGTCCCAAGGGCATCCACGTGGCCTGGATCAATGTGGATGGCAGCATCGACATTCCAGGAAAGCGCGGTCTCAAGCCCAGCCTGAGGGACGGCGACTTTCTCAAGCCCGAAGCGATCGCGGAGACCTACTGGCATCTGGCGCATCAGGATCCCAGCGCCTGGACCATGGAACTCGAAGTCCGTCCCTTCAAAGAGAAATTCTGA
- a CDS encoding nuclear transport factor 2 family protein encodes MPPFAPPCLLSCFLNSINGAAQIVARDMGGIKRFDSNSDELRAQTLKLLQSYHALIVERRFDEWIELWAEDGTCEFPYAPEGRPRVLQGKNAILAYMTGYPEWIAIDSIAEMRVHAMHDPELAVVEMAIKGRALTTGRPYNQRYVIVVEARNGKIWRYREYWNPLVTL; translated from the coding sequence ATGCCACCGTTCGCACCTCCGTGCCTCCTGTCTTGCTTCCTTAACTCGATCAACGGCGCTGCCCAAATCGTAGCGCGTGACATGGGCGGAATAAAACGTTTCGATTCGAATTCTGACGAGCTGCGCGCGCAGACCCTCAAACTGTTGCAGTCCTATCACGCCTTAATCGTTGAACGGCGCTTTGACGAATGGATTGAACTGTGGGCCGAGGACGGAACTTGTGAATTTCCCTACGCGCCCGAAGGCCGCCCGCGCGTCCTGCAAGGAAAGAATGCGATCCTCGCGTACATGACGGGATACCCCGAATGGATCGCCATCGACTCGATCGCGGAAATGCGCGTGCACGCGATGCACGATCCCGAGCTTGCCGTGGTCGAGATGGCGATCAAGGGGCGCGCGCTCACCACCGGCCGGCCCTACAATCAACGCTACGTGATCGTGGTCGAGGCGCGTAACGGCAAGATCTGGCGTTATCGTGAGTATTGGAACCCGTTGGTAACCCTCTAG
- a CDS encoding ergot alkaloid biosynthesis protein, which translates to MVVEQRGTRRGHTFMNPLVLVTGGKGKTGRRLVSRLRESGVACRIAARGMHPDDPFDWTQPGTWARTLEGVTAAYLVAPALQQDVAPIMIDFLELALKRGVSRFVLLSASLLPAGGPAMGQVHLWLEQNAAQWAVLRPSWFMENFSEGHHLRSLREERRIYSATESGRVPFISAEDIAAVAQAALTRETSFNLDFVLTGGEPISYDEVARRIGGAIGRAVSHHRISADELAARHRSLGLPTLHAQTLAAMDAAIAAGAEDRITHCVQQLTGHHPAKFEEFVAATASKWTAGL; encoded by the coding sequence GTGGTCGTCGAACAGCGGGGAACGCGGCGGGGCCACACCTTCATGAACCCGCTGGTACTGGTCACCGGTGGAAAAGGAAAGACCGGGCGTCGGCTGGTTTCCCGGCTTCGCGAAAGTGGTGTCGCCTGCCGGATAGCAGCCCGGGGCATGCACCCCGATGATCCGTTCGATTGGACTCAGCCGGGCACCTGGGCGCGCACCCTGGAAGGGGTAACCGCGGCCTACCTGGTTGCTCCGGCACTGCAGCAGGACGTGGCGCCTATTATGATCGACTTCCTTGAGCTGGCGCTTAAGCGCGGCGTGTCGCGCTTCGTGCTGCTGAGTGCATCGCTGCTTCCTGCCGGCGGACCCGCGATGGGGCAGGTTCATCTGTGGCTTGAGCAAAATGCGGCGCAATGGGCGGTGCTGCGGCCGAGCTGGTTCATGGAGAATTTCTCGGAAGGACATCATCTCCGCTCGTTACGCGAGGAGCGGCGAATCTACTCTGCCACCGAGTCTGGAAGGGTTCCGTTCATCAGCGCCGAGGACATCGCCGCGGTCGCGCAGGCGGCGCTCACCCGCGAGACCTCCTTTAACTTGGATTTCGTGCTGACCGGCGGCGAACCCATCAGCTACGACGAGGTCGCGCGCCGCATCGGCGGCGCAATCGGCCGCGCGGTTTCACACCATCGAATCAGCGCAGACGAATTGGCCGCGCGCCATCGCTCGCTGGGCCTGCCGACGCTTCATGCGCAAACGCTGGCGGCCATGGATGCAGCAATCGCTGCGGGAGCGGAAGATCGTATTACCCATTGCGTCCAACAACTGACCGGCCATCACCCTGCCAAATTCGAAGAGTTCGTCGCAGCCACCGCCTCCAAATGGACTGCGGGGCTTTGA